A single Fodinibius saliphilus DNA region contains:
- a CDS encoding flagellin — GTIMDNLVEMKGLATQAANDTLGEDERGFIGEQIKELGADINDISDQTVFQGYDLLSGDDTTATKSGALELTFQVGERESDTITADLDAVNVGELFADGTNTAQLGNASGDGAVADGSAIEATAAGTAGATNPGGALSFETAAGTAANSSDFRSFINHIDDAITTMSENVNDIGITQSSLSVREETLSQSISANESAKSRIMDTDFAKAQSEKVRLSILQQTATSSLAQANNGPQSVLGFLG; from the coding sequence TCGGTACAATCATGGATAACCTCGTGGAGATGAAAGGGCTGGCCACGCAGGCAGCCAACGATACCCTCGGCGAAGATGAGCGTGGGTTTATTGGTGAGCAGATTAAAGAGCTCGGCGCCGACATCAACGATATCTCTGATCAGACGGTCTTTCAGGGGTATGACCTGCTGAGTGGAGACGATACCACGGCCACCAAGTCCGGTGCCTTAGAGCTGACCTTCCAGGTCGGTGAACGGGAATCGGATACCATTACCGCGGATCTGGATGCGGTAAACGTAGGTGAGCTGTTTGCCGACGGTACCAACACCGCCCAGTTGGGTAACGCCAGCGGCGACGGTGCGGTAGCTGACGGATCGGCTATTGAAGCTACGGCTGCCGGAACAGCCGGTGCCACAAACCCAGGTGGAGCGCTTTCTTTTGAGACCGCAGCCGGAACGGCCGCCAACTCCTCTGACTTCCGTTCGTTCATCAACCACATCGATGATGCAATTACGACGATGTCGGAAAACGTAAACGATATTGGAATTACGCAGTCGTCACTGTCGGTCCGTGAGGAGACTCTCTCGCAGTCGATCAGTGCAAATGAATCGGCGAAATCCCGTATTATGGATACGGACTTTGCCAAAGCGCAGAGTGAGAAGGTCCGATTGAGTATCCTGCAGCAGACGGCGACTTCGTCTCTTGCGCAGGCCAACAACGGTCCGCAATCTGTACTCGGATTCCTTGGATAA